The proteins below come from a single Alnus glutinosa chromosome 9, dhAlnGlut1.1, whole genome shotgun sequence genomic window:
- the LOC133877348 gene encoding uncharacterized protein LOC133877348: MQQRSSSSSSRALDECCAIIVTQQPQAKHSPRRRMDDMSAKWVHLIPVIVLMCLFVLWWFSYPVNLVIKESKIAAVHQIEMSVSLNDTHIDVAILAAATSSPIASVPLNLTSNNETGALPPLASKSDCRTVRRICFFQHCVGTCFHEIKVLQEHFYSVL, translated from the exons ATGCAGCAGAGGTCCTCTTCAAGCTCTTCTCGAGCACTTGACGAGTGCTGTGCCATAATCGTCACCCAGCAGCCACAAGCGAAGCACTCCCCAAGAAGAAGAATGGATGACATGTCGGCGAAGTGGGTCCATCTCATTCCTGTCATTGTGCTCATGTGCCTCTTCGTTCTTTGGTGGTTCTCTTATCCAG TAAATTTGGTGATCAAGGAAAGCAAAATTGCAGCTGTACATCAAATTGAGATGTCCGTGTCTCTCAATGATACTCATATTGATGTAGCCATCCTGGCAGCGGCTACATCATCACCAATAGCCTCAGTCCCTCTGAATCTCACAAGCAATAATGAGACCGGAGCGCTGCCTCCTCTGGCGAGTAAATCTGATTGCCGAACCGTTCGGAGAATATGCTTCTTTCAGCATTGTGTTGGGACATGTTTCCACGAGATAAAAGTACTTCAAGAACACTTTTATAGTGTGTTATAA
- the LOC133876831 gene encoding uncharacterized protein LOC133876831 produces MGGKNIKVEDADKKPARWAQMRQHIGFRTTVTWFFFIISMLCIVYSSNFMLTTGHRKCSGTSLDASSEKHLQTLTNVSVEDATAQPVLPQKSQRYDTELKHIVFGIAASSSLWEKRKEYIKVWWKPKETRGVVWLDKKVRTRGNEGLPEIRISGDTKRFKYNNRQGQRSALRISRVVSETLRLGMKDVRWFVMGDDDTVFVVENVVRILSKYDHTQLYYVGSSSESHVQNIYFSYAMAYGGGGFAISYPLAQELAKMQDRCIQRYPGLYGSDDRIQACMAELGVPLTKEPGFHQYDVYGDLLGLLGAHPITPLVSIHHLDVVEPIFPRTTRVKALQHLMQSVKLDSANVMQQSICYDKKRYWSISISWGYVVQILRGVVSPRELEMPTRTFLNWYRKADYTAYAFNTRPVTKNPCQKPFVFYMASSRYDPAKKQNVGVYSRHKSRSPNCRWKMASPEKVDSVVVFKSPDPLRWQKSPRRDCCRVLPSQKSSTMNLWVGNCRNGEISQL; encoded by the exons ATGGGAGGTAAGAACATTAAGGTTGAAGACGCTGACAAAAAGCCTGCACGTTGGGCTCAAATGAGACAACATATAGGCTTCAGAACCACCGTCACCTggttcttcttcatcatctccATGCTCTGCATCGTCTACTCTTCCAACTTCATGCTCACCACCGGCCACCGCAAATGCTCCGGCACCTCTTTAGACGCCTCCAGTGAAAAGCACCTTCAGACACTCACCAACGTGTCTGTAGAAGATGCAACCGCGCAACCTGTACTTCCGCAAAAATCTCAACGGTACGACACGGAGCTGAAACACATTGTTTTTGGGATAGCCGCTTCGTCGTCTCTGTGGGAGAAGAGGAAGGAATACATAAAAGTTTGGTGGAAGCCGAAGGAAACCAGAGGGGTGGTTTGGTTGGACAAAAAAGTGAGGACTAGAGGAAACGAAGGCCTGCCGGAGATTAGGATTTCCGGCGACACCAAAAGATTCAAATACAATAACCGTCAGGGGCAGAGATCGGCGTTGAGGATTTCGAGAGTGGTTTCGGAGACTTTGAGGCTTGGGATGAAGGATGTGAGATGGTTTGTGATGGGTGATGACGACACCGTTTTCGTGGTGGAGAATGTGGTGAGGATACTTTCGAAGTACGATCATACGCAGTTGTATTATGTTGGGAGCTCGTCGGAGAGTCATGTTCAGAATATATATTTCTCGTATGCCATGGCTTACGGCGGCGGCGGATTCGCCATAAGCTATCCTCTAGCGCAGGAGTTGGCGAAGATGCAGGACCGGTGCATTCAGAGGTATCCCGGGTTGTATGGCAGTGatgacaggattcaggcttgcATGGCTGAGCTCGGAGTGCCACTGACCAAGGAACCTGGGTTTCATCAG TATGATGTGTATGGAGACCTATTGGGGCTTTTGGGAGCCCATCCAATCACTCCATTGGTGTCAATCCACCACCTTGATGTGGTGGAACCGATATTCCCACGAACCACCAGAGTGAAAGCCCTCCAGCACCTCATGCAATCCGTGAAGCTCGACTCGGCAAATGTAATGCAGCAATCAATCTGCTACGACAAGAAACGCTATTGGTCCATCTCCATCTCGTGGGGCTACGTGGTTCAAATCTTGAGGGGAGTCGTCTCTCCCAGAGAGCTGGAGATGCCCACAAGAACTTTCCTCAATTGGTACAGAAAAGCCGATTACACGGCGTACGCGTTCAACACCAGGCCTGTGACCAAGAATCCCTGCCAGAAGCCCTTTGTTTTCTACATGGCCTCCTCTCGCTATGATCCAGCCAAGAAGCAAAACGTTGGGGTTTACTCCCGCCACAAATCTCGCTCCCCTAACTGCCGTTGGAAGATGGCCTCACCGGAAAAAGTTGACTCCGTCGTTGTCTTTAAAAGTCCAGATCCTCTTCGCTGGCAGAAG TCACCAAGAAGGGATTGCTGTAGAGTTCTGCCATCACAGAAGAGCTCAACAATGAACTTATGGGTGGGAAATTGTCGAAATGGAGAGATTAGCCAGTTGTAG